In Pleurocapsa sp. PCC 7319, the following are encoded in one genomic region:
- a CDS encoding TM2 domain-containing protein gives MNQKRQEVDPGIAYILWACGFLGFFGIHRFYTGKVTSGLLYFFTLGFFGIGQFVDLFLIPGMTRERNLYLLYEATVKSHAEAPKVTLVKKEDTDPMLVLLKAAAAQNNVLSVGQAMLATELPIEKVESLLQNALKQGLAHIDNDEKTGAVRYYFDV, from the coding sequence ATGAACCAGAAAAGACAAGAGGTTGATCCTGGAATTGCCTATATTTTATGGGCCTGTGGTTTTTTGGGATTTTTTGGCATCCATCGTTTCTATACGGGTAAGGTAACAAGTGGTTTGCTCTACTTTTTTACCCTAGGTTTTTTTGGTATTGGTCAATTTGTTGATTTGTTTCTTATCCCTGGTATGACCAGAGAGAGAAATCTATATCTTCTATATGAAGCTACTGTTAAATCCCACGCAGAAGCTCCTAAGGTAACTTTGGTCAAAAAGGAAGATACTGACCCCATGTTAGTTTTACTTAAGGCAGCAGCAGCACAAAATAATGTTTTGTCTGTAGGACAGGCAATGCTGGCAACTGAATTACCCATAGAAAAAGTTGAAAGCTTATTACAAAATGCTCTCAAGCAAGGATTAGCTCATATAGATAACGATGAAAAAACTGGTGCAGTCAGATACTATTTTGATGTTTAA
- a CDS encoding zinc-binding dehydrogenase, producing MTAIKSREIRLISRPEGMPTKDNFDLVQTELEPLQDRQVLVRNLYMSVDPYMRGRMNEEKSYIPPFELGEPLTGAAVGEVIESRTQDFQPGDIVTSNFGWREYFIAAPQDLHRVEQEIQPLSIYLGALGSTGMTAWVGLNLVEVKADDIVFISGAAGAVGSVAGQLAKIRGCKVIGTAGSSSKIEYLKEYCGFDEAFNYKSGSVLEKLESAAPDGIDVYFDNVGGEMLEAALSVLRTHGRIIACGSIASYNATEPPSAPHNLPNMTTKRLTMKGLIVSDWLDHQSEFEREVGGYVQAGKLKSKETVVTGIDQAVSAFIGLFEGKNIGKMVVKLK from the coding sequence ATGACAGCTATCAAAAGTCGGGAAATTCGGTTAATCTCTCGTCCCGAGGGAATGCCCACGAAGGATAACTTTGACCTGGTTCAAACCGAACTAGAGCCACTACAAGATCGGCAGGTGCTGGTGCGTAACCTTTATATGTCGGTCGATCCATACATGCGCGGTCGTATGAATGAGGAAAAATCCTATATTCCGCCGTTTGAGTTAGGTGAGCCCCTTACAGGTGCAGCAGTAGGCGAAGTGATCGAGTCACGCACGCAAGATTTCCAACCAGGTGATATTGTTACATCTAACTTTGGTTGGCGAGAATACTTCATCGCTGCACCCCAGGATTTGCATCGAGTCGAGCAGGAAATTCAACCACTTTCGATTTACCTCGGTGCTTTAGGGTCAACTGGCATGACCGCTTGGGTAGGATTAAATTTAGTCGAGGTCAAGGCGGACGACATAGTTTTCATTTCGGGCGCGGCTGGGGCGGTTGGAAGTGTAGCTGGACAACTGGCAAAAATACGGGGATGTAAAGTTATAGGAACTGCTGGTTCATCGTCAAAGATTGAATATCTTAAGGAATACTGTGGATTTGATGAAGCTTTTAATTACAAAAGCGGTTCTGTCCTCGAAAAGCTAGAATCGGCTGCGCCAGATGGAATTGATGTCTACTTCGATAATGTAGGTGGCGAGATGCTCGAAGCTGCTCTTTCAGTTTTACGGACGCATGGTCGAATCATCGCCTGTGGCAGTATTGCAAGCTATAACGCGACCGAGCCACCGTCTGCACCGCATAATCTTCCTAATATGACTACCAAACGATTAACGATGAAAGGCTTAATTGTTAGTGATTGGCTCGATCACCAGAGTGAATTTGAACGGGAAGTGGGCGGTTATGTCCAAGCTGGTAAACTAAAAAGTAAAGAAACAGTGGTGACTGGGATTGACCAAGCTGTTAGCGCATTCATCGGTCTGTTTGAAGGCAAAAATATTGGCAAGATGGTGGTAAAGTTGAAATAG
- the tnpA gene encoding IS200/IS605 family transposase produces MKKDFVSRGRSVSDLKAHLVLTTKYRRKVLTAPMIDRLHEIWESLLDKFDGKIVEFNAESDHAHLLFQYHPEIQLSKLVNSLKSISSRKLRQEFLPELEKTYYKKKVVWDSSYFLASCGGVTISTLRKYIENQDSPIASLLLAIHPTLIAVVIEMWGFSPTS; encoded by the coding sequence ATGAAGAAAGATTTTGTATCAAGAGGGCGTTCTGTATCTGATTTAAAAGCTCATTTAGTTTTAACAACCAAATACAGACGTAAAGTTTTGACTGCGCCAATGATAGATAGGCTTCATGAAATCTGGGAATCTTTGTTGGATAAATTTGACGGCAAAATCGTTGAGTTCAACGCAGAGAGTGACCACGCACACTTGCTTTTTCAATACCACCCAGAAATACAATTAAGCAAACTGGTTAATAGCCTTAAAAGTATTTCTAGTCGTAAGCTGAGGCAAGAATTTTTACCAGAACTAGAGAAAACATACTATAAAAAGAAAGTGGTTTGGGATAGTAGCTACTTTCTCGCGTCATGTGGTGGAGTTACTATTTCAACACTGAGAAAATATATAGAAAATCAAGATTCTCCTATAGCTAGTCTATTACTGGCGATTCATCCCACACTCATTGCTGTCGTAATAGAGATGTGGGGCTTCTCGCCAACTAGCTAA
- a CDS encoding RNA-guided endonuclease TnpB family protein, whose translation MLYNYQYRLRPTTEQKLVLNDWLRICRYWYNRQLRERFDWWSKNRSYTDRCPLICHLPQLKEKPEYYGQKKQLPIIKKDLVSVGWSGELLDFNSVPSQTLQEVCKRVKLAFSRFVSGDKNGKRSGKPRFKISVRFRSMVMSGVKLHSCSVGGKWLHINLPKIGMVKVRHHRQLVDGATLKQAQVIKKVDGWYINLRLQDDSVPDFQPDITPTWDNSLGMDAVLHENDYLATSEGVKLPSLKSFRKSQGKLAKIQARKSTKKRGSKSRRKLAKREAKLHQQIARARKDHAYNTAQALLNTGKKVFFHEQLNLAGLSRRNKVKTDETGKFLPNGQSAKSGLNKSWADAAFGQFFNILKFKAEKAGALVIPVNPQYTSQLLPYKDEFVFTDCSIREYWDEEYQLLVDRDISAGINTKRVGLDVFPTLKRRKGNPVIVASTTNSTLKQVLSVLRDLEKPTSVPEGSV comes from the coding sequence TTGCTATACAACTACCAGTACCGACTAAGACCAACTACAGAACAAAAGCTTGTCCTTAATGACTGGCTTCGTATCTGTCGGTACTGGTACAACCGCCAACTGAGAGAAAGGTTTGATTGGTGGTCGAAGAATCGTAGCTACACTGACCGATGCCCATTAATCTGTCATTTGCCACAGTTAAAAGAAAAACCTGAATATTATGGGCAAAAAAAGCAGCTACCAATAATCAAAAAAGATTTGGTTTCTGTTGGCTGGAGTGGTGAATTGTTGGACTTCAATTCTGTTCCCTCACAGACTCTGCAAGAGGTGTGCAAACGGGTGAAACTAGCTTTCAGTCGTTTCGTATCGGGAGACAAAAACGGTAAGCGTTCGGGCAAACCAAGATTCAAAATAAGCGTACGTTTCAGATCGATGGTTATGAGCGGGGTAAAGCTTCATTCTTGTTCTGTTGGTGGTAAATGGCTGCATATTAATTTGCCAAAAATAGGTATGGTCAAGGTGCGACATCATAGACAACTGGTTGATGGTGCAACATTAAAGCAAGCTCAGGTAATCAAGAAAGTCGATGGTTGGTACATCAACCTAAGATTACAAGACGATTCTGTTCCTGATTTCCAGCCCGATATTACTCCTACTTGGGATAACTCATTGGGCATGGACGCTGTTCTTCATGAAAATGACTATTTGGCTACGAGCGAAGGCGTTAAATTACCTAGTCTTAAGTCATTTCGGAAATCTCAAGGCAAACTAGCCAAGATTCAGGCGCGTAAATCTACAAAAAAACGAGGTAGTAAATCTCGTCGTAAGCTGGCGAAGCGCGAAGCCAAGCTACATCAGCAAATAGCGAGAGCTAGAAAAGATCATGCCTACAATACTGCCCAGGCTCTCCTTAATACTGGCAAAAAAGTTTTCTTTCATGAACAACTCAATCTTGCTGGGTTGAGTCGGAGGAATAAAGTTAAAACTGATGAGACGGGTAAGTTTTTACCTAATGGACAGTCAGCTAAATCAGGACTAAATAAGTCTTGGGCTGATGCTGCCTTTGGTCAGTTTTTCAACATACTGAAGTTCAAAGCCGAGAAAGCTGGTGCTTTGGTAATACCTGTTAATCCACAATACACATCTCAATTGCTGCCGTACAAAGATGAATTTGTTTTTACCGATTGCAGCATCAGAGAATATTGGGATGAAGAATATCAACTTTTGGTAGACCGAGACATCTCGGCTGGAATAAATACCAAGAGGGTTGGACTGGATGTGTTTCCAACTTTAAAACGGCGTAAAGGGAATCCAGTAATAGTCGCATCTACTACTAATAGTACCTTGAAGCAAGTTCTCTCTGTCCTTCGGGATTTGGAGAAGCCTACATCTGTACCCGAAGGGTCAGTGTAG
- a CDS encoding Crp/Fnr family transcriptional regulator: MIVKGCSSIAQLKQISIFKDLVSTQLESLIPYSCVREYQSDEIVMQEGDHIPQQLHALITGRLEIKKIADSGKETVVRLIPAGELFAAPAIFGNGLSPATVICQVESQILTINREALLKAISHSPEISLRILEVFNQRLQQLHNTVHGLISERAIMRLVRLIEYYRDRYGTHTTKEGDCLNLKLPYYQIARSIGITYEECVRLFKKLPGTVIYRRGGTIIIRDWGKLEEVSKIRSKP; this comes from the coding sequence ATGATTGTCAAAGGTTGCTCGTCGATCGCTCAATTAAAACAAATTTCCATCTTTAAAGATTTAGTTTCCACCCAACTAGAAAGTCTTATTCCCTATAGTTGTGTTCGAGAATATCAATCAGATGAGATAGTAATGCAAGAAGGCGATCACATCCCGCAACAACTTCATGCTCTAATTACGGGTAGACTGGAAATCAAAAAAATTGCTGACAGTGGTAAAGAAACAGTCGTGCGACTCATTCCAGCAGGAGAACTCTTTGCCGCACCAGCTATTTTTGGCAACGGATTGTCCCCCGCAACGGTAATCTGTCAAGTAGAATCGCAAATATTAACGATCAACCGCGAAGCTTTATTAAAAGCGATCTCTCACTCACCAGAAATTAGTTTAAGAATACTAGAAGTATTTAATCAAAGACTACAACAACTCCACAATACAGTACACGGACTAATTTCTGAACGGGCAATAATGCGTTTAGTCAGATTAATTGAATATTATCGCGATCGCTATGGCACTCACACAACAAAAGAAGGAGATTGTTTGAATCTAAAATTGCCCTACTATCAAATTGCTCGCAGTATTGGTATTACCTACGAAGAATGTGTGCGTTTGTTTAAAAAATTGCCAGGAACGGTGATTTATCGAAGAGGCGGAACAATTATTATTCGAGATTGGGGAAAATTAGAAGAGGTAAGTAAAATCCGATCTAAACCTTAG